Proteins from a single region of Halorubrum sp. 2020YC2:
- the glpB gene encoding glycerol-3-phosphate dehydrogenase subunit GlpB translates to MAINSDVLVVGGGLAAVAAAVSAAREGADVRLVSHKASTLRQASGLIDALGYVPATEPAKPLRDGPPTAGRNLDPDEWPDPEGPLADPFEGIDRLPESHPYRVVGGDALRDGLDLFDDLAGDAYRGGHTERNALVPTFGGAVKPTARYPAAAEAGLASDDRPMLVVGFRSLTEYDARAFAGRLEAAGVPFDVAGAEVEFAEAFRADAKITRVAKALDHDEEIDGVPAREALAKAVAPHLHDVVDESGGVDRVERVGFPAFLGDDEGDEVREELADRLGADVFEIPMGPPSLPGLRLEDRLFDALDAEGVRFETGNPVVGVESASDGRVETVAVDRNGRTTPYGADAFVLATGGLVGKGLDSDREGVREPVFDLHVDQPEDRYEWFVDDAFGDQPYARFGVRPDERCRPADAEGNVQYQNVFAAGGVVGGADAAREKSASGVSLATGIVAGRQAATEASQ, encoded by the coding sequence ATGGCGATAAACAGCGACGTCCTCGTGGTCGGCGGCGGCCTCGCCGCGGTCGCGGCCGCGGTGTCCGCCGCCCGCGAGGGGGCCGACGTGCGGCTCGTCTCCCACAAGGCGAGCACGCTGCGGCAGGCCTCCGGGCTGATCGACGCGCTCGGTTACGTCCCGGCGACCGAGCCGGCGAAGCCGCTGCGCGACGGGCCGCCGACCGCGGGCCGGAACCTCGACCCCGACGAGTGGCCCGACCCGGAGGGACCGCTCGCGGACCCGTTCGAGGGGATAGACCGGCTCCCCGAGTCGCACCCGTACCGGGTCGTGGGCGGCGACGCGCTCCGCGACGGGCTGGACCTGTTCGACGACCTCGCGGGCGACGCGTACCGCGGCGGCCACACCGAGCGCAACGCGCTCGTGCCGACGTTCGGCGGCGCGGTGAAGCCGACGGCGCGGTACCCCGCGGCCGCCGAGGCCGGACTCGCCAGCGACGACCGACCGATGCTGGTCGTCGGGTTCCGGTCGCTCACGGAGTACGACGCGCGCGCCTTCGCGGGGCGGCTGGAGGCCGCGGGCGTCCCGTTCGACGTCGCCGGCGCGGAAGTCGAGTTCGCGGAGGCGTTCCGCGCCGACGCGAAGATAACCCGGGTCGCGAAGGCGCTCGACCACGACGAGGAGATAGACGGCGTCCCCGCCCGCGAGGCGCTCGCGAAGGCGGTCGCGCCACACCTCCACGACGTAGTCGACGAGTCGGGCGGCGTCGACCGCGTCGAGCGCGTCGGCTTCCCGGCGTTCCTGGGTGACGACGAGGGCGACGAGGTCCGCGAGGAGCTCGCGGACCGGCTCGGCGCGGACGTGTTCGAGATACCGATGGGGCCGCCGAGCCTCCCCGGCCTCCGCTTAGAGGATCGGCTGTTCGACGCGCTCGACGCCGAGGGCGTCCGGTTCGAGACCGGCAACCCCGTCGTCGGCGTCGAGTCCGCGAGCGACGGGCGGGTGGAGACGGTCGCGGTCGACCGCAATGGGCGGACGACGCCGTACGGCGCCGACGCGTTCGTGCTGGCGACCGGCGGCCTCGTCGGGAAGGGCCTCGACTCGGACCGCGAGGGCGTCCGCGAGCCCGTCTTCGACCTCCACGTCGACCAGCCCGAGGACCGGTACGAGTGGTTCGTCGACGACGCGTTCGGCGATCAGCCGTACGCGCGGTTCGGGGTCCGACCCGACGAGCGGTGTCGGCCCGCCGACGCCGAGGGGAACGTACAGTACCAGAACGTGTTCGCGGCCGGCGGCGTCGTCGGCGGCGCGGACGCGGCGAGGGAGAAGTCCGCGAGCGGGGTCTCGCTCGCGACCGGCATCGTGGCCGGGCGGCAGGCGGCGACGGAGGCGAGCCAATGA
- a CDS encoding anaerobic glycerol-3-phosphate dehydrogenase subunit C, with amino-acid sequence MTRHTDDDGDAGDANGTNERGDDPVAERAATDGGVESASGGAESATGGTDSTELDPDAYDPVDVFPGGDLDLREGADSCYKCTSCDTSCPVAEVDDEFPGPKFQGPEQWRLKRKEDHDIDESITSCSNCMRCDDACPSSVPLSQMHNEARGQYVERQMEKLSVEYIRNRILANYRTSASLASKFPRTASFAMNFGPARWAMEKVMGIPKERDFPEFATETFREWWKARGGAKVENPDKRVAYFHGCYSNYNTPEVGKAMVRVYEHFGYEVMVPPQKCSGTPMFANGMLDDARRHAETNVENLVEAIGQGADVIASCTSCSMSLRQEYPELFDLHGIEDLAEHTFEALEYLRIHEDLEGELDAAGGLDDERAFAYHAPCHARNQGLSRQAVETFRDVDGVTMEDVGDSCSGISGTYGWKEEKYEKSMEIGEEMFEHMEDAEGEVGMTECPTCAMQMEHGTGYEIEHPLQLLEDALGA; translated from the coding sequence ATGACACGACACACGGACGACGACGGAGACGCAGGGGACGCGAACGGGACGAACGAGCGCGGCGACGACCCCGTCGCGGAGCGCGCCGCCACCGACGGCGGCGTCGAGAGCGCCTCGGGCGGCGCCGAGAGCGCGACCGGCGGGACCGACTCGACGGAGCTCGACCCGGACGCGTACGACCCGGTCGACGTGTTCCCCGGCGGCGACCTCGACCTCCGTGAGGGGGCCGACTCCTGTTACAAGTGTACGAGCTGTGATACTTCCTGCCCGGTGGCGGAGGTCGACGACGAGTTCCCCGGCCCGAAGTTCCAGGGGCCGGAGCAGTGGCGGCTCAAGCGGAAGGAGGACCACGACATCGACGAGTCGATCACCTCCTGTTCGAACTGTATGCGCTGTGACGACGCCTGTCCCTCCTCGGTGCCGCTCTCGCAGATGCACAACGAGGCGCGCGGGCAGTACGTCGAGCGACAGATGGAGAAGCTCTCCGTCGAGTACATCCGGAACCGGATCCTGGCCAACTACCGCACCTCCGCGAGCCTCGCGAGCAAGTTCCCGCGCACGGCGTCGTTCGCGATGAACTTCGGGCCGGCGCGGTGGGCGATGGAGAAGGTGATGGGGATCCCCAAGGAGCGCGACTTCCCCGAGTTCGCCACGGAGACGTTCCGCGAGTGGTGGAAGGCGCGCGGCGGCGCGAAAGTGGAGAACCCCGACAAGCGAGTGGCGTACTTCCACGGCTGCTACTCCAACTACAACACTCCCGAGGTGGGCAAGGCCATGGTGCGCGTCTACGAGCACTTCGGCTACGAGGTGATGGTCCCGCCCCAGAAGTGCTCGGGCACGCCGATGTTCGCGAACGGAATGCTGGACGACGCCCGACGCCACGCTGAGACGAACGTCGAGAACCTCGTCGAGGCCATCGGGCAGGGCGCCGACGTGATCGCCTCCTGTACCTCCTGTTCGATGTCGCTCCGGCAGGAGTACCCCGAGCTGTTCGACCTCCACGGGATCGAGGACCTCGCGGAGCACACCTTCGAGGCGCTGGAGTACCTCCGGATCCACGAGGACTTGGAGGGCGAACTCGACGCCGCCGGCGGGCTGGACGACGAGCGCGCGTTCGCGTACCACGCGCCGTGTCACGCCCGGAATCAGGGGCTCTCGCGACAGGCCGTCGAGACGTTCCGCGACGTCGACGGCGTGACGATGGAGGACGTGGGCGACTCCTGTTCGGGCATCTCCGGCACCTACGGCTGGAAGGAGGAGAAGTACGAGAAGTCGATGGAGATAGGCGAGGAGATGTTCGAGCACATGGAGGACGCCGAGGGCGAGGTCGGCATGACGGAGTGTCCGACCTGCGCGATGCAGATGGAACACGGGACGGGGTACGAGATTGAACACCCCCTCCAGCTGTTGGAGGACGCGCTGGGCGCGTAA
- the glpK gene encoding glycerol kinase GlpK: protein MTQYVGAIDQGTTGTRFMVFDHEGQVVANAYEQHEQIYPNPGWVEHDPIEIWENTQQVVLDGLADAGLEADQLEAIGITNQRETTIVWDKDSGRPVHNALVWQDRRTTDRVEELQEDEKVEEIREKTGLECDAYFSATKTEWILDNAEPLKMQSSRGGDLRDRAREGELVMGTIDSWLIYNLTGNHITDVTNASRTMLYNIREMEWDDELLDEFDVPKEMVPEVRPSSDEDYYGHTDADGFLGEEIPVAGALGDQQAALFGQTCFDKGDAKNTYGTGAFYLMNTGEEAVASDNGLLTTVGFQMSGEPVQYALEGSIFIAGAAIEFLEDVDLINNAAQTAELASSVDSTDGVYMVPAFTGLGAPHWDGRARGTIVGMTRGTTKEHIVRATLESIAYQTRDLAEAMEADSGVEMTSLRVDGGAVKNNFLCQLQADIIQTDIVRPEVDETTALGSAYAAGLAVGYWDNVDELRDNWQVDRDFNPEKSQGEVDKLYSRWDDAVERSKNWAIDEEEE, encoded by the coding sequence ATGACACAGTACGTCGGTGCGATAGACCAGGGGACGACCGGTACCCGATTCATGGTGTTCGACCACGAGGGCCAGGTCGTCGCGAACGCATACGAACAGCACGAACAGATCTACCCGAACCCGGGCTGGGTCGAACACGACCCGATCGAGATCTGGGAGAACACCCAACAGGTCGTCCTCGACGGCCTCGCGGACGCGGGGCTCGAGGCCGATCAGCTCGAAGCGATCGGCATCACCAACCAGCGCGAGACGACCATCGTCTGGGACAAAGACTCCGGCCGCCCCGTCCACAACGCCCTAGTGTGGCAGGACCGCCGGACGACCGACCGCGTCGAGGAGCTTCAGGAGGACGAGAAAGTCGAGGAGATCCGCGAGAAGACCGGGCTGGAATGTGACGCGTACTTCTCCGCGACCAAGACGGAGTGGATACTCGACAACGCGGAGCCGCTCAAGATGCAGAGCTCGCGCGGCGGCGACCTGCGTGACCGCGCTCGCGAGGGCGAGCTCGTCATGGGCACGATCGACTCGTGGCTCATCTACAACCTGACGGGCAACCACATCACGGACGTCACCAACGCTTCCCGGACGATGCTGTACAACATCCGGGAGATGGAGTGGGACGACGAGCTCTTAGACGAGTTCGACGTGCCGAAGGAGATGGTGCCCGAGGTACGCCCCTCCTCCGACGAGGACTACTACGGGCACACGGACGCCGACGGTTTCCTCGGCGAGGAAATCCCTGTCGCGGGCGCGCTGGGCGACCAGCAGGCCGCCTTGTTCGGACAGACGTGTTTCGACAAGGGCGACGCGAAGAACACCTACGGGACCGGTGCGTTCTACCTAATGAACACCGGCGAAGAGGCCGTCGCGTCCGACAACGGACTGCTCACGACGGTCGGCTTCCAGATGTCCGGCGAACCGGTACAGTACGCGCTGGAGGGGTCGATCTTCATCGCCGGCGCGGCGATCGAGTTCCTCGAGGACGTCGACCTCATCAACAACGCCGCACAGACCGCGGAGCTGGCCAGCTCGGTCGACTCGACCGACGGCGTCTATATGGTCCCGGCGTTCACCGGGCTCGGCGCCCCGCACTGGGACGGCCGCGCCCGCGGGACCATCGTCGGGATGACCCGCGGCACCACCAAAGAACACATCGTCCGGGCGACGTTGGAGAGCATCGCCTACCAGACCCGCGACCTCGCGGAGGCGATGGAGGCCGACTCGGGCGTCGAGATGACGAGCCTCCGCGTCGACGGGGGCGCGGTCAAGAACAACTTCCTCTGTCAGCTCCAGGCCGACATCATCCAGACGGACATCGTGCGGCCGGAGGTCGACGAGACGACCGCGCTCGGCTCGGCGTACGCCGCCGGGCTGGCGGTCGGCTACTGGGACAACGTCGACGAGCTCCGCGACAACTGGCAGGTCGACCGCGATTTCAACCCGGAGAAGTCGCAGGGCGAGGTCGACAAGCTGTACAGCCGCTGGGACGACGCGGTCGAGCGCTCGAAGAACTGGGCGATCGACGAGGAGGAGGAGTAA
- the glpA gene encoding anaerobic glycerol-3-phosphate dehydrogenase subunit GlpA: protein MDRQVDVVVVGGGSTGCGVVRDLARRGLDTVLVEKGNLTHGTTGRMHGLLHSGGRYAVSDQKSAEECIEENMVLRDIAAHCVEETGGLFVKRPEDSEEYFQEKLEGCKACDIPVEVIDGEEARRREPYLARDVEKAIALPDGAVDPFRLCVSNAADAREHGARVETHAPVTDVLVEGGEVVGVEIEHETGPGKRVHHEPGTTEEIRARHVVNATGAWAGNVGEMAGVDVEVRPSKGVMTVMNTRQVDTVINRCRPKGDADIIVPHETASILGTTDEEVDDPEDYPEEDWEVDLMIETLSELVPALEDARTLRSFWGVRPLYEPPGTGTEDPTDITRDYFLLDHGDRDDLPGMTTIVGGKLTTYRMMAESISDHVCETLGYEATCDTADAPLPGSESEARMAELMNEFGLRSPVARRSGQRLGSRADDVLDEYDPNPIVCNCESVTRAEVQDAIGEAGSDLNAVRLRTRASMGNCQGGFCTHRIASELAQEYPEPVVRDAEDELYQERWKGQRHALWGEQLSQAMLNHLLHATTMNRDGDPANLDEEVDFGAFDAGAESPDAAGADESGGEEGTVAADGGCAGDDAAAEGDR, encoded by the coding sequence ATGGACAGACAAGTTGACGTCGTCGTCGTCGGTGGGGGGTCGACGGGGTGCGGCGTCGTCAGGGACCTGGCGCGACGCGGACTCGACACGGTCCTCGTCGAGAAGGGGAACCTGACGCACGGGACGACCGGCCGGATGCACGGACTCCTCCACAGCGGGGGGCGCTACGCGGTCTCGGACCAGAAGAGCGCGGAGGAGTGTATCGAGGAGAACATGGTGCTCCGCGACATCGCGGCCCACTGCGTCGAGGAGACCGGCGGGCTGTTCGTCAAGCGACCGGAGGACTCGGAGGAGTACTTCCAAGAGAAGCTGGAGGGGTGTAAGGCGTGCGACATCCCCGTCGAGGTGATCGACGGCGAGGAGGCGCGCCGCCGCGAGCCGTACCTCGCGCGCGACGTCGAAAAGGCGATCGCCCTGCCCGACGGCGCGGTCGACCCCTTCCGGCTCTGCGTGTCGAACGCCGCGGACGCCCGCGAACACGGCGCGCGGGTCGAGACGCACGCCCCGGTGACGGACGTGCTCGTCGAGGGCGGCGAGGTCGTCGGCGTCGAGATAGAACACGAGACCGGTCCCGGGAAGCGCGTTCACCACGAGCCCGGGACGACAGAGGAGATCCGCGCGCGTCACGTCGTCAACGCGACCGGCGCGTGGGCGGGCAACGTCGGGGAGATGGCCGGCGTCGACGTGGAGGTGCGCCCCTCGAAGGGCGTGATGACGGTGATGAACACCCGGCAGGTCGACACCGTGATCAACCGGTGCCGACCGAAGGGCGACGCCGACATCATCGTCCCCCACGAGACGGCCAGTATCCTCGGCACGACCGACGAGGAGGTCGACGACCCCGAGGACTACCCCGAGGAGGACTGGGAGGTCGACCTGATGATCGAGACGCTCTCGGAGCTCGTGCCGGCGCTCGAAGACGCCCGCACGCTCCGCTCCTTTTGGGGCGTCCGGCCACTCTACGAGCCGCCGGGAACGGGCACCGAGGACCCGACGGACATCACTCGCGACTACTTCCTCTTGGACCACGGCGACCGCGACGACCTGCCGGGGATGACGACCATCGTCGGCGGGAAGCTCACCACCTACCGGATGATGGCCGAGTCCATCTCCGATCACGTCTGCGAGACGCTCGGCTACGAGGCGACCTGCGACACGGCCGACGCGCCGCTCCCCGGCTCGGAGAGCGAGGCGCGCATGGCGGAGCTGATGAACGAGTTCGGCCTCCGCTCGCCCGTCGCGCGGCGGTCGGGCCAGCGGCTCGGCTCGCGGGCCGACGACGTGCTCGACGAGTACGACCCGAACCCGATCGTCTGCAACTGCGAGAGCGTGACGCGCGCGGAGGTCCAGGACGCGATAGGGGAGGCCGGCTCCGACCTCAACGCCGTCCGCCTGCGGACCCGCGCCTCGATGGGGAACTGTCAGGGCGGCTTCTGTACGCACCGGATCGCGTCGGAACTCGCACAGGAGTACCCCGAGCCGGTCGTCCGCGACGCCGAAGACGAGCTGTATCAGGAGCGCTGGAAGGGCCAGCGCCACGCGCTGTGGGGCGAGCAGCTCTCGCAGGCGATGTTGAACCACCTGCTCCACGCGACGACGATGAACCGCGACGGCGACCCCGCGAACCTCGACGAGGAGGTCGACTTCGGCGCGTTCGACGCCGGAGCGGAGTCGCCGGACGCCGCCGGCGCCGACGAGTCGGGAGGCGAAGAGGGGACTGTGGCCGCCGACGGCGGCTGCGCAGGTGACGACGCGGCCGCCGAGGGGGACCGCTGA